One genomic segment of Erythrobacter aureus includes these proteins:
- a CDS encoding PilZ domain-containing protein — translation MIEHTTENRSQARTHLFVAATLTWPNGSYAARLRNVSPDGAMLETKAGPRVGEQVDITRGTLSANGVVVWRMGERVGVRFHNPVVVADWLPSSAAGQQLVDETFRQLKGSSSSTEQRQTAPIEASATSNHQLVAIANRIDDLANALSNDAEVVRRYAGHLPILDVASQKLRKLGL, via the coding sequence ATGATCGAGCATACCACAGAAAATCGATCACAAGCGCGAACTCACCTATTCGTCGCGGCGACATTGACCTGGCCTAACGGCTCCTATGCGGCTCGTTTGCGAAACGTGTCGCCTGACGGAGCCATGCTAGAAACGAAGGCCGGTCCGAGGGTTGGGGAACAGGTCGACATAACCAGGGGGACTCTAAGCGCCAACGGCGTTGTCGTATGGCGCATGGGAGAGCGCGTTGGAGTGCGCTTCCACAATCCCGTTGTCGTCGCCGATTGGCTCCCATCCAGTGCTGCAGGTCAGCAATTAGTCGACGAAACATTTCGCCAACTCAAGGGCTCCTCATCCTCGACGGAACAGCGGCAGACCGCTCCAATCGAGGCTAGCGCGACAAGCAATCATCAGCTCGTCGCCATCGCCAACAGAATTGATGACCTTGCCAATGCCCTCAGCAACGATGCCGAGGTTGTCCGCCGATACGCCGGCCATCTTCCGATACTCGATGTCGCATCGCAGAAACTTCGGAAACTCGGCCTTTAA
- a CDS encoding flagellar motor protein MotB, whose translation MDGTNEKRPIVIRRVKKVSGGGHHGGAWKVAYADFVTAMMAFFMLLWLISSPDDEMKQGLADYFSPADPGPQEAVGAAQAAAGSSSAGNSRNAQSSDNSESGVPSMEAATAGASRGGTASVPDASLRVLAQELLVELDNSRSEQDASDHVQVQPNEDTIRINLMDSSKRAMFKSGTAQLNPYAKSLLNRISRKVAKSGVGVAIEGHTDGRGGMSEANWRLSGDRAQAARNAMVQAGVPADRFQQIIAMAGSRPVYPDQPDRPENRRITIVLKASGSALPPDTTFTF comes from the coding sequence ATGGACGGAACCAACGAAAAACGCCCCATCGTCATCAGGCGAGTGAAGAAGGTATCGGGCGGCGGTCATCACGGCGGCGCGTGGAAGGTTGCATATGCCGACTTCGTCACTGCCATGATGGCCTTCTTCATGCTTCTCTGGCTCATTTCGAGCCCAGACGACGAGATGAAGCAAGGCTTGGCCGATTACTTCTCGCCGGCCGACCCCGGGCCGCAAGAAGCTGTCGGCGCGGCTCAAGCCGCTGCAGGGTCCTCGAGCGCCGGTAACAGTCGGAATGCTCAATCCAGCGACAATTCCGAAAGCGGCGTCCCCTCTATGGAGGCGGCAACGGCCGGGGCATCGCGCGGAGGCACTGCATCCGTCCCCGACGCTTCCCTGCGCGTCCTTGCGCAAGAACTTCTCGTCGAGCTCGATAATTCCCGCTCAGAGCAGGATGCTTCTGACCACGTCCAAGTCCAGCCGAATGAAGACACCATTCGCATCAACCTCATGGACAGCTCGAAGCGGGCCATGTTCAAGAGCGGGACGGCGCAGTTGAATCCCTACGCCAAGTCCTTGCTCAATCGGATATCTCGCAAAGTCGCGAAAAGCGGCGTCGGCGTCGCCATCGAAGGCCATACAGACGGCCGGGGCGGCATGAGCGAAGCCAATTGGCGCCTATCCGGCGACCGTGCACAAGCGGCACGCAACGCCATGGTGCAAGCTGGCGTTCCCGCTGACCGATTCCAGCAGATCATCGCGATGGCAGGATCCCGTCCAGTCTACCCAGACCAGCCGGACAGGCCGGAAAACCGCCGCATAACCATCGTCCTCAAGGCGTCGGGCTCAGCTCTGCCGCCCGACACCACCTTCACATTCTGA
- the motA gene encoding flagellar motor stator protein MotA — MLNSVGLIIIFICVFGSYIIAGGNMSVIAKALPIEMMAIGGAATGAFLVGNSMDTVKKALKGVKRAFRGPRWEEGDYRDLLTMLFGLLNTFKKGGPTAIDPHLDNPEDSSIFSRYPRILADHHLVEFVCDYLRMMTVNFEDPHQMTEAMESDIERHHHEELEPQHALQVMADGLPALGIVAAVLGVIKTMGSIDQPVEILGGMIGGALVGTFLGVLLSYCVVGPFASKLREIVEADAKPFSIAKTAIIAHAQGLPTQVAIELARRMTPSDHAPSFTQLEEALEQAREDFAVSPA, encoded by the coding sequence ATGCTGAACAGTGTCGGCTTAATCATCATCTTCATCTGCGTCTTCGGCAGCTACATCATCGCTGGCGGCAACATGAGCGTTATCGCCAAGGCCCTGCCCATCGAGATGATGGCAATCGGCGGCGCGGCAACCGGCGCTTTCCTAGTCGGCAACTCGATGGATACCGTCAAGAAAGCCCTGAAAGGCGTGAAACGCGCATTCCGTGGACCGCGCTGGGAAGAAGGCGATTATCGCGACCTTCTCACTATGTTGTTCGGACTTCTCAACACCTTCAAGAAGGGCGGCCCGACCGCCATCGACCCACACCTCGACAATCCCGAGGATAGCTCGATCTTCTCCCGTTACCCTCGCATTCTCGCCGACCACCACCTGGTCGAATTCGTCTGCGACTACCTCCGCATGATGACGGTCAACTTCGAAGATCCTCATCAGATGACCGAAGCGATGGAGAGCGACATCGAGCGCCACCACCACGAGGAGCTCGAACCGCAACACGCCCTGCAGGTTATGGCCGACGGCCTTCCTGCTCTCGGCATCGTTGCCGCCGTTCTCGGCGTGATCAAAACCATGGGCTCCATCGACCAGCCAGTCGAAATCCTCGGCGGCATGATCGGTGGCGCGCTCGTCGGCACCTTCCTCGGCGTTCTACTCTCCTACTGCGTTGTCGGGCCTTTCGCCTCAAAGCTGCGCGAAATCGTCGAAGCCGACGCAAAACCCTTCAGCATCGCAAAAACCGCGATCATCGCGCACGCCCAGGGTCTCCCCACGCAGGTCGCCATTGAGCTCGCGCGCCGTATGACTCCTTCCGACCACGCGCCTTCATTCACGCAGCTGGAAGAAGCTCTCGAGCAGGCTCGTGAAGACTTCGCCGTAAGTCCCGCCTGA
- the flaF gene encoding flagellar biosynthesis regulator FlaF: protein MSAAAYQTTQRRSEQPRSAEYRLMAQITGEMIAAKEGGLLGTALAEPLSRNRELWNVFSNDCASSENGLPEALRASIISLGIWVDKHTSGVIGGREEIDDLIDVNRSIMEGLAAA, encoded by the coding sequence ATGTCTGCTGCAGCTTATCAAACCACCCAGCGCAGGTCCGAGCAGCCGCGGAGCGCGGAGTATCGCCTGATGGCGCAGATCACAGGTGAAATGATTGCTGCAAAAGAGGGAGGGCTGCTAGGTACAGCGCTTGCCGAACCTCTGAGCCGCAATCGAGAACTGTGGAACGTGTTCTCTAATGACTGTGCTTCCAGTGAAAACGGCCTTCCTGAAGCGCTGAGGGCAAGCATCATTTCCCTCGGCATCTGGGTCGACAAGCACACCAGTGGTGTGATCGGTGGCCGGGAAGAAATCGACGATCTGATTGATGTGAACCGGAGCATCATGGAAGGTCTGGCAGCAGCATAG
- a CDS encoding response regulator transcription factor gives MMKSIYIVDDDDSVRSSLYELVRSFSNTIVRSFKSGDDFLESLPELDPGLVLLDLNMPGTNGMEVFAQTKDHPDLTFVILTGQGDIQKAVKAIKAGAVDFIEKPFRPDELLRIVQTGLSDLEDSRKEHQKVDNAKALIDRLSPRERDVMNGLLDGCSNRSIAEAHKISPRTVEIHRANMMEKLEAQHVSDVLRIAYSAGAIAA, from the coding sequence ATGATGAAGAGCATTTACATTGTCGATGACGACGACTCTGTCCGGAGTTCACTGTACGAACTTGTCCGGAGCTTTTCCAACACCATCGTCAGGTCCTTCAAATCGGGCGACGACTTTCTCGAGTCCCTTCCCGAACTCGATCCAGGGCTCGTTCTTCTCGATCTCAACATGCCCGGCACGAACGGAATGGAGGTCTTCGCCCAGACCAAGGACCACCCTGATCTCACCTTCGTGATCCTCACCGGCCAGGGCGATATCCAGAAGGCGGTCAAAGCCATCAAGGCCGGCGCGGTAGACTTCATCGAGAAGCCATTCCGCCCCGACGAATTGCTTCGGATTGTTCAAACTGGACTTTCCGACCTCGAAGACAGCCGCAAGGAGCACCAGAAAGTCGATAACGCAAAGGCCCTGATCGATCGCCTCTCCCCTCGGGAGCGCGACGTGATGAACGGTCTGCTCGATGGATGTTCAAACAGGAGCATCGCTGAGGCCCACAAAATCAGCCCGAGGACCGTAGAGATTCATCGGGCCAACATGATGGAAAAGCTCGAAGCTCAGCACGTTTCTGATGTCTTGCGGATCGCATACTCCGCCGGTGCGATCGCCGCCTAA
- a CDS encoding PAS domain-containing sensor histidine kinase, giving the protein MNNASHSNLPDFVESEIDLEFALDAHSIAIFEWNARTGILTWAPGSEERLGQAAGTVKHHDDWSKITLPEDLPSVLQTLETAIASRAKQFSFSFRVRDANNNIRAYEGSSRCIWGEDGELDKTVSVAVDVTSNFEIRRALNASHDQFQSVLETSPTALIITDDRGVVLTFSRAAEHLFGHASADVVGRHFNMLTDQKVKLLLTATRRRPGQMHLLSALRADGKTAPVEVSVHEFGAHGPRLFTIFLRDVTERFEAERRLDALRDELAHTARLNTMGEVSAGIAHELNQPLTAMTNYLAAARNTIRGGEAEDGHIERLIDLASEQALRAGDIIRKMREFLSRGEIDQQPHPISDLIHEAVSLTSLGGQKPIFDLELSIPDSLPKVMVDKIQIQQVLVNLIKNAVEELSTNPTSCPKVWISAKQSSPRQICVSVEDNGPGLPASLLDHFYEPFTSTKPNGMGLGLSISRRIIEAHGGSLVGENRNSGGATFRFNLPISKKDEAT; this is encoded by the coding sequence ATGAATAACGCCAGCCACTCCAACCTGCCTGACTTCGTCGAGAGCGAGATTGACCTCGAGTTCGCGCTCGATGCGCATTCTATCGCGATCTTCGAATGGAATGCCCGAACCGGAATTCTCACATGGGCGCCCGGATCAGAAGAGCGGCTTGGCCAGGCTGCGGGCACCGTAAAGCACCATGACGACTGGTCGAAGATCACTCTTCCCGAGGACCTTCCTTCCGTTCTGCAAACCCTCGAAACGGCCATTGCCAGTCGCGCAAAGCAGTTTAGCTTCTCGTTCCGGGTGCGAGACGCAAACAACAACATTCGCGCCTACGAGGGAAGCTCACGCTGCATATGGGGCGAAGACGGGGAGCTGGATAAAACCGTCAGCGTCGCAGTCGACGTTACGAGCAACTTCGAAATCCGCCGCGCCCTCAATGCAAGTCATGACCAGTTCCAATCGGTGCTGGAAACCTCGCCGACTGCGCTCATCATCACCGATGACCGCGGCGTAGTTTTGACCTTTAGCCGCGCAGCAGAGCACTTGTTTGGACACGCTTCAGCCGACGTCGTCGGAAGGCACTTCAACATGCTCACCGACCAGAAGGTAAAGCTCCTCCTGACAGCTACTCGCCGTCGCCCAGGGCAGATGCACCTTCTCTCTGCCCTGCGCGCTGATGGGAAAACCGCTCCAGTCGAAGTTTCCGTCCACGAATTCGGCGCGCATGGGCCGCGCCTCTTCACAATATTCCTCAGGGACGTCACCGAGCGTTTCGAAGCTGAGCGTCGCCTCGACGCCCTCCGAGATGAACTCGCTCACACAGCCCGCTTGAACACCATGGGCGAGGTCTCCGCCGGGATCGCGCACGAGCTCAATCAACCTCTAACCGCGATGACCAATTACCTGGCGGCCGCACGCAACACCATCAGAGGCGGTGAAGCGGAAGACGGCCACATCGAACGCCTGATAGACCTCGCCTCAGAACAGGCTCTGCGCGCAGGAGACATCATCCGAAAGATGCGGGAATTCCTCTCGCGTGGTGAAATCGACCAACAGCCCCATCCCATATCCGATCTAATTCATGAGGCTGTTTCCCTCACCTCGCTCGGCGGTCAAAAGCCAATCTTCGACCTCGAGCTTTCAATTCCAGACAGTCTGCCCAAGGTGATGGTCGACAAGATCCAAATCCAGCAGGTCCTCGTCAATCTCATCAAGAACGCGGTCGAGGAGCTTTCAACAAATCCCACCTCCTGCCCGAAGGTTTGGATCAGCGCCAAACAAAGCTCACCCAGACAAATCTGCGTATCTGTTGAAGACAACGGCCCAGGACTTCCAGCCTCATTGCTCGACCATTTCTACGAGCCGTTCACATCCACCAAACCAAACGGAATGGGCCTCGGCCTCTCCATCTCCCGCCGTATCATCGAAGCTCATGGGGGCTCGCTAGTCGGCGAAAACCGAAACAGCGGAGGTGCAACCTTCCGCTTCAATCTGCCTATCAGCAAGAAGGACGAAGCTACATGA